Proteins encoded together in one uncultured Desulfobacter sp. window:
- the pabB gene encoding aminodeoxychorismate synthase component I — MSEKIFLPRITDIVVRGFNFDLPFEHAAARFSQQEGTVVLLSGSDLDCSRYHILSVDPWLTVKGTGDTICIKLKDSAGNFVSHKTEQDPLGLVDTLITQFSFFDKAFKLPVTAGLFGYFSYDLKDTIEDLPRTCVGLGLPDICLYAPSVILIQDRKTGEKLLCLPVFDQDIGQKDVLAREELFVKRLKQSWQPGTFCTDGTGLVSSFGKPEYLSAVSKIIAHLRRGDIYQANLSQRFESDFSGDAYALFLKLFEKNPAPFFAFVQAGDHQVVSTSPERFLKVENQTVETRPIKGTIARGDTPEQDRENAGILSNSIKDDAELTMIVDLMRNDLSRVTEYDSVEVTAHKRLEPYDNVYHLVSVVEGQLKAGVSCAEVVRAAFPGGSITGCPKIRAMEIIDSLEPVKRHVYTGAIGYLSFHGTMDLSIAIRTAVVHDGRLSFSVGGGVVYDSAPQKEFDETLAKGKTLMDTLAHKSGLNSKKSAIAWVNGCFVPQDLAQIPADIPGVLYGAGLFETIRVDAGVPLRLPEHIKRLEKSWESVFGGTLPDICWESVIGQLIFQNGFKHETCAVKLVAAKDHRPGRHVFAAAFIRTYVHRLEMLGKKGLDLITFPHARHSFLADHKSMNYLFYDLARTFALDHEADESLILNSDGTISETNTCNIIAVDGKNVIVPDSRHVLNGITLMSVMQIMTKRGFDVCKVSMDVENLCALPNVFVTNALMGMVPVRRINKTIFDTDNLLCRQVNEILFTSI, encoded by the coding sequence CCGGGGTTTTAATTTTGATCTGCCATTTGAACATGCTGCTGCCCGGTTTTCCCAGCAGGAGGGCACGGTGGTGCTTTTGTCCGGGTCTGATTTGGACTGTTCACGGTATCATATTCTATCCGTAGATCCCTGGCTGACGGTGAAAGGGACCGGGGACACCATCTGTATTAAACTCAAAGATTCAGCAGGGAACTTTGTCAGTCATAAAACTGAACAGGATCCTTTGGGGCTGGTTGACACCCTGATAACGCAATTTTCCTTTTTTGATAAAGCATTCAAACTGCCGGTAACTGCGGGGCTGTTTGGTTATTTTTCCTATGATTTAAAAGACACAATTGAAGATCTTCCCCGGACTTGTGTGGGCTTAGGGCTACCCGATATTTGTCTGTATGCCCCCTCCGTCATTTTAATCCAGGATCGAAAAACCGGCGAAAAATTGCTTTGTCTGCCTGTGTTTGACCAGGATATAGGGCAAAAAGATGTACTGGCAAGAGAAGAATTATTTGTAAAGCGACTCAAACAATCCTGGCAGCCCGGCACGTTCTGCACTGATGGTACAGGTCTTGTCTCTTCTTTTGGTAAGCCGGAATATCTGTCAGCTGTATCTAAAATTATTGCGCATTTAAGGCGGGGGGATATCTACCAGGCCAATTTGTCACAGCGGTTTGAATCCGATTTCAGCGGTGATGCCTATGCCCTGTTTTTAAAATTGTTTGAAAAGAATCCTGCCCCATTTTTCGCCTTTGTCCAGGCCGGGGACCACCAGGTGGTCTCTACATCCCCCGAGCGCTTTCTTAAAGTTGAGAACCAGACAGTTGAAACACGGCCGATAAAAGGAACCATTGCCAGGGGGGACACACCTGAACAGGATAGGGAAAACGCCGGAATTTTATCTAACAGTATTAAAGATGATGCTGAACTGACTATGATTGTGGATCTGATGCGTAATGATTTGTCCCGGGTCACCGAATATGATTCTGTGGAGGTGACTGCCCACAAACGCCTGGAACCCTATGACAATGTGTATCATCTGGTCTCTGTGGTTGAAGGGCAGCTGAAAGCTGGTGTCTCCTGCGCTGAAGTCGTCCGGGCTGCTTTTCCCGGGGGATCCATTACCGGCTGCCCCAAGATCCGCGCCATGGAAATTATTGACAGCCTCGAACCTGTAAAGCGCCATGTGTATACTGGTGCTATTGGATACTTAAGCTTTCATGGCACTATGGATCTTTCCATTGCCATTCGTACCGCCGTTGTCCATGACGGGCGATTGAGTTTTTCCGTTGGGGGCGGTGTGGTTTATGACTCAGCTCCCCAAAAAGAGTTTGACGAGACCCTGGCCAAGGGTAAAACATTAATGGATACCCTGGCTCACAAGTCTGGTCTAAATAGTAAAAAATCGGCCATAGCCTGGGTAAACGGCTGTTTTGTCCCCCAGGACCTTGCCCAGATACCAGCCGATATTCCAGGCGTTTTATATGGTGCCGGTCTGTTTGAAACTATCCGGGTGGACGCTGGAGTACCCCTTCGACTGCCTGAACATATCAAGCGGCTGGAAAAATCTTGGGAATCTGTGTTCGGTGGAACTTTGCCGGATATCTGCTGGGAATCGGTGATCGGACAACTTATTTTTCAAAACGGATTTAAACATGAGACCTGCGCGGTTAAGCTTGTGGCGGCGAAGGATCACCGCCCCGGGCGGCATGTATTTGCCGCCGCCTTTATTCGCACCTATGTGCACCGTCTTGAAATGCTTGGCAAAAAAGGTCTTGATCTGATAACCTTTCCCCATGCCCGGCACTCCTTCTTAGCAGACCATAAATCCATGAATTACCTGTTTTACGATCTGGCCCGTACCTTTGCCTTGGATCATGAGGCGGATGAATCCCTGATTCTAAATTCAGACGGCACTATTTCTGAAACAAATACCTGCAACATCATCGCGGTGGATGGAAAAAATGTCATCGTGCCTGATTCCCGTCATGTGCTTAATGGGATAACACTTATGTCCGTCATGCAGATTATGACAAAAAGAGGCTTTGACGTATGCAAGGTTTCCATGGATGTTGAAAACCTTTGTGCTCTCCCGAACGTATTTGTAACCAACGCACTTATGGGGATGGTGCCGGTCCGGCGTATTAACAAGACGATTTTTGATACTGACAATCTACTGTGCCGTCAGGTCAATGAAATCCTTTTCACGTCTATCTGA